The proteins below are encoded in one region of Macrococcus armenti:
- a CDS encoding glycosyltransferase has protein sequence MKKVTMFVWNHFTNDARVNRECTALSNKYDVNLIAIDDPKDINVKQFEKVNDHFHVTRVKRYPLVITCYQRDKNKFLLTVGAVSTVISAAFLYINWMLLIYFASCMLMALATFKLRKFRKHFVNAAIIFRMIKAGYKQNSDIYHANDLNTLPQGIICSKFRLKPKKLVYDSHEVQTSRTGYKPEKIKRYESFMLNFVDEMMVENHTRAAHNEKLYGFYPRTLYNYSELYNIEEKRKINLHEQLGLPENEKILLYQGGLQEGRGLERLIEMMPLIKEGTLVFIGGGKLEKELKRRAAESSAKERIKFIPKVHFKDLPSHTREAYIGFQVLQNICFNHYSASSNKLFEYIMAHVPVVSCAFPEVKQVVEGEQVGIAVDSHNTEAIANAVNELLSNQELYHQMKENCKTAKLKYNWSVEQEKLFETYEAVEQKETAWINKQYVKQKAGVTNA, from the coding sequence ATGAAGAAAGTAACGATGTTTGTATGGAACCATTTCACGAATGATGCACGCGTTAATCGTGAATGTACAGCATTATCAAATAAATATGATGTGAATCTTATCGCAATAGATGATCCGAAAGATATAAATGTAAAACAATTTGAAAAGGTAAACGATCATTTCCATGTGACGCGTGTTAAGCGATATCCATTGGTAATAACATGCTATCAGCGCGATAAAAATAAATTTCTATTAACAGTTGGCGCAGTTTCAACTGTTATTAGCGCTGCATTTTTATATATTAACTGGATGCTCCTGATTTATTTCGCATCATGTATGCTCATGGCACTTGCAACATTTAAATTACGTAAGTTCAGAAAACACTTCGTAAACGCTGCAATCATATTCAGAATGATAAAAGCAGGCTATAAACAAAATTCAGACATATACCACGCAAATGATCTGAACACATTACCTCAAGGAATCATCTGTTCAAAGTTCAGATTAAAACCAAAAAAATTAGTATATGATTCACATGAAGTACAAACATCAAGAACTGGATATAAACCAGAAAAAATCAAACGTTATGAATCATTTATGCTGAACTTCGTTGATGAAATGATGGTCGAAAATCATACACGCGCAGCACATAATGAAAAATTATATGGATTTTATCCGAGAACGCTTTATAACTATTCTGAACTATACAATATTGAAGAAAAACGTAAAATTAATTTGCATGAACAACTCGGACTTCCTGAAAACGAAAAAATTCTGCTCTATCAAGGAGGACTACAAGAAGGACGTGGACTAGAACGTCTTATTGAAATGATGCCTCTAATAAAAGAAGGAACGCTCGTGTTTATTGGTGGTGGAAAACTAGAGAAAGAACTGAAACGACGCGCAGCAGAAAGCAGTGCGAAAGAACGCATTAAATTTATTCCGAAAGTCCACTTTAAAGACTTACCATCGCATACGAGAGAAGCGTATATCGGATTCCAGGTATTACAGAATATATGTTTCAACCATTATTCAGCATCAAGCAACAAATTGTTTGAATATATTATGGCGCACGTACCTGTTGTCAGCTGCGCGTTCCCTGAAGTAAAACAAGTCGTTGAAGGTGAACAAGTTGGAATTGCCGTAGACAGCCATAATACAGAAGCAATAGCGAATGCTGTAAATGAATTATTATCAAATCAGGAATTGTACCATCAAATGAAAGAAAACTGTAAAACTGCGAAACTTAAATACAACTGGTCAGTTGAACAGGAAAAACTATTTGAAACATATGAAGCTGTCGAACAAAAAGAGACAGCATGGATAAATAAGCAGTATGTGAAACAGAAAGCAGGTGTGACAAATGCCTAA
- a CDS encoding ABC transporter ATP-binding protein has translation MPKVKVRNVSKIYDLNTSKKDKLIQLFTFGNLYKEKPYYALRDISFDVEAGDSVGIVGLNGSGKSTLSNILGEVTQPTTGTVEIDGKSSLIAISAGLNNDLTGVENIKMKCLMHGMSEKEIDEKFDDIVAFSELDQFIYQPIKSYSSGMRARLGFAIAIHTEPDVLIVDEALSVGDATFSNKCIDKMREFQEKGVTIFFVSHSSAQIRKMCNKALWLQFGEVKEYGDCSTVTANYTKYMNVYKKKPKEEQLAYKKEMIQKQQEQWGKLERVKEERDIFEPIVGIASFCLFAVCTWLQIIQ, from the coding sequence ATGCCTAAAGTGAAAGTGCGAAACGTTTCAAAAATATACGACTTAAATACAAGTAAAAAAGATAAACTTATCCAGCTCTTTACATTCGGTAATCTATACAAAGAAAAACCATACTATGCGCTACGTGACATATCATTTGATGTTGAGGCAGGCGATTCAGTAGGAATCGTTGGACTGAACGGATCAGGAAAATCAACATTATCAAATATACTCGGAGAAGTAACACAACCGACAACTGGAACGGTAGAAATCGATGGTAAAAGCTCACTGATTGCAATATCTGCCGGGCTTAACAATGACTTAACAGGTGTTGAGAACATAAAAATGAAATGTTTAATGCACGGGATGAGTGAGAAGGAAATCGATGAAAAATTCGATGACATCGTAGCGTTCTCTGAACTGGATCAGTTTATATATCAACCAATCAAATCATATTCAAGCGGAATGAGAGCAAGATTAGGGTTTGCAATCGCAATACATACTGAGCCAGATGTATTAATTGTGGACGAAGCATTATCAGTCGGAGATGCGACATTCTCTAATAAATGTATCGACAAAATGAGAGAATTCCAGGAAAAAGGCGTTACAATCTTTTTCGTATCGCACTCATCAGCACAAATTAGAAAGATGTGTAATAAAGCATTATGGCTGCAGTTTGGGGAAGTAAAAGAATACGGTGATTGCAGTACAGTTACAGCAAATTATACAAAGTATATGAATGTATATAAGAAGAAGCCGAAAGAAGAACAGCTTGCATATAAAAAAGAAATGATCCAGAAACAGCAGGAACAGTGGGGAAAACTAGAACGCGTAAAAGAAGAACGAGATATATTTGAACCAATCGTTGGCATTGCATCGTTTTGTTTGTTTGCAGTTTGTACGTGGTTACAAATAATTCAGTAA
- a CDS encoding YveK family protein: MEEVIDISKLLNLLKRNWKFIVSLSLLGALIAAAVSFFLIKPTYSASTQILVNSKEDKTQFELQANQTDLQLINTYNEIIKSPVILDKVAKNLNVNNDLASKISVSNATQSKVITISANAKNYSDAAKIVNETAHVFSKEVGKIMKTDNVTVLTKADENLKASPVKPKPLLNTIIGLILGLIISLALIIINNLLDKRVKTENDVQEILNLPVIGMIPHFDEKTLK, translated from the coding sequence ATGGAAGAAGTAATTGATATTTCGAAATTATTGAATTTATTAAAGAGAAATTGGAAGTTTATTGTGAGTTTGTCTTTGCTTGGTGCATTGATTGCTGCTGCGGTAAGTTTCTTTTTAATTAAACCGACGTATTCAGCGTCGACGCAGATTCTTGTTAATTCAAAGGAAGACAAAACACAATTTGAACTTCAAGCAAACCAGACTGATTTACAATTAATCAATACATACAATGAAATTATTAAATCACCAGTTATACTAGATAAAGTAGCAAAAAACTTAAACGTTAACAATGATCTTGCTTCAAAGATTTCAGTTTCAAATGCAACACAATCAAAAGTAATTACAATTAGCGCAAACGCTAAAAATTATTCAGATGCAGCTAAGATTGTAAATGAAACGGCACATGTATTCTCAAAAGAAGTTGGGAAAATAATGAAAACTGACAATGTTACTGTATTAACAAAAGCAGATGAAAACTTAAAAGCGTCACCTGTAAAACCAAAACCATTATTAAATACAATCATTGGGTTAATACTGGGGCTTATTATTTCATTAGCACTTATTATTATTAATAACTTACTTGATAAACGTGTTAAAACTGAAAATGACGTTCAAGAAATATTGAATTTACCTGTTATTGGAATGATTCCTCACTTTGATGAGAAAACTTTAAAATAG
- a CDS encoding CpsD/CapB family tyrosine-protein kinase, with protein MFKRKSKLTNLTKERKLITHLYPKSTISEQYRMIRSNIMFSGVDNEIKKLVVTSAAPSAGKSTTAANIAVAYAQAGKSVLLIDGDLRKPTVHYTFETKNVFGLSNLITDQINLEQAVQNTKVENLSIMTSGPIPPNPSELLSSKKFKDLIQSFEQYFDMIIIDTPPVLAVTDAVIMSTVVDGTIIVTNVETNNKHHLLKAKEVLEKSDVNILGVVLNNVEKSGKDDYYYYEYYGK; from the coding sequence ATGTTTAAAAGAAAGAGTAAATTAACTAATCTAACTAAAGAAAGAAAATTAATTACGCACTTATATCCTAAATCAACGATTAGTGAACAATATAGAATGATTAGATCAAACATTATGTTTTCAGGAGTAGATAATGAAATTAAAAAATTAGTGGTTACATCTGCTGCTCCTTCAGCAGGTAAATCTACTACTGCGGCAAACATTGCCGTTGCATATGCGCAAGCAGGTAAGAGCGTACTTTTAATTGATGGAGATTTACGTAAGCCGACAGTTCATTACACATTTGAAACGAAAAATGTATTTGGACTTTCAAACTTGATTACTGATCAAATTAATTTGGAGCAAGCTGTTCAAAACACGAAAGTAGAAAACTTATCAATTATGACATCAGGTCCGATTCCGCCAAACCCAAGTGAGTTGTTATCTTCTAAGAAGTTTAAAGATTTAATTCAAAGTTTTGAACAATACTTTGATATGATAATTATAGATACGCCGCCTGTTTTAGCAGTTACAGATGCTGTAATTATGTCAACAGTAGTCGATGGCACAATTATTGTTACAAATGTAGAAACTAATAATAAACATCATTTACTAAAAGCTAAAGAGGTTCTTGAAAAATCAGATGTTAATATACTAGGAGTAGTATTAAATAATGTGGAGAAGTCTGGTAAAGATGATTATTATTACTATGAGTATTACGGAAAATAA
- a CDS encoding polysaccharide biosynthesis protein: MDAKARTMFLIFLDSLIVSLSVYFCFSILKPFFPQNDYNSLLIYSIILLLSHHLFAYIFNLYHRAWEYASVRELLAIVKGVTASIILTIILAYFINGQVFMRLIFITWMMHLILIGGSRISWRVLRSQILNKNFELIPTLIVGAGKGGNLLIHQMLTTPAMGMKPVVAVDDDKNKKNIELTEGIRVRGATKDIHSLVNKYDIKKIVIAIPSLEKNKLKEIHKIATDTGTEVLIMPNIDDVMAGKLEVSQLKKVEVEDLLGRDPVQLDDEGISDQIAGKTILVTGAGGSIGSEICRQVVKYKPAKLIILGHGENSIYLINEELNSKLLGSVEVIPVIADVQDRERMFEQISKYKPDIVYHAAAHKHVPLMEYNPTEAVKNNILGTKNTAEAALNAGVSRFVLVSTDKAVNPPNVMGATKRVAEMVIQALDAQSNSTRFVAVRFGNVLGSRGSVIPKFKKQIEEGGPITVTHPEMTRYFMTIPEASRLVIQAGALANGGEIFVLDMGEPVKIVDLAKNMIKLSGFTENDIKIEFSGIRPGEKLFEELLNEDEIHPEQVYPKIYIGKAKNVDLTSIENMIPKLLESNDLKADLLEFINT; this comes from the coding sequence ATGGATGCTAAAGCAAGAACGATGTTTTTAATTTTTTTAGACTCATTAATAGTATCACTTTCTGTTTATTTTTGTTTTTCTATACTTAAACCTTTTTTTCCTCAAAACGACTATAACTCGTTATTAATATATTCAATAATTTTATTACTTAGTCACCATTTATTTGCATATATTTTTAATCTTTACCATCGTGCATGGGAATATGCAAGTGTTAGAGAGTTATTAGCGATTGTAAAAGGAGTAACAGCAAGTATAATCCTTACAATAATTTTAGCGTATTTCATAAACGGTCAAGTTTTTATGCGACTTATATTTATTACATGGATGATGCATTTAATATTAATTGGTGGGTCTAGAATTAGTTGGCGTGTTTTAAGAAGTCAAATATTAAATAAAAATTTTGAACTTATTCCAACTTTAATCGTTGGAGCAGGAAAGGGTGGAAATTTATTAATTCATCAAATGCTTACAACACCAGCTATGGGAATGAAACCAGTAGTTGCTGTAGACGATGACAAAAATAAAAAGAACATTGAATTAACTGAAGGTATACGAGTTAGAGGTGCAACTAAAGACATTCACAGCTTAGTTAATAAATATGACATTAAAAAGATTGTTATTGCAATTCCTAGTTTAGAAAAGAATAAACTAAAAGAGATTCATAAAATAGCTACAGATACAGGTACAGAAGTATTAATAATGCCGAACATTGACGATGTCATGGCAGGGAAATTAGAAGTTTCCCAATTGAAAAAAGTTGAAGTTGAAGATTTACTTGGACGTGATCCTGTTCAATTAGATGATGAAGGTATCTCGGATCAAATAGCTGGGAAAACTATTTTAGTTACAGGTGCCGGTGGTTCCATCGGTTCTGAAATATGTCGTCAAGTCGTTAAATATAAACCGGCAAAGCTAATAATACTTGGGCATGGTGAAAATTCAATTTATTTAATTAATGAAGAATTAAATAGTAAGTTACTTGGTAGTGTTGAAGTAATACCAGTTATAGCAGATGTACAGGATAGAGAAAGAATGTTTGAACAGATTAGTAAGTATAAGCCTGATATTGTTTATCATGCAGCGGCTCATAAACATGTCCCTTTAATGGAATATAACCCAACTGAAGCTGTAAAGAATAATATTCTTGGTACTAAAAATACTGCTGAGGCTGCATTGAATGCAGGTGTTTCGAGGTTTGTTCTCGTTTCTACTGATAAAGCAGTGAATCCTCCGAATGTAATGGGAGCTACTAAACGTGTAGCTGAAATGGTGATTCAGGCATTAGATGCTCAAAGTAATTCTACTCGTTTTGTAGCTGTTAGGTTTGGGAATGTTTTAGGTTCAAGAGGGTCTGTTATTCCGAAATTTAAAAAACAAATTGAAGAAGGAGGACCTATTACAGTTACACATCCTGAAATGACAAGATATTTTATGACAATACCTGAAGCTTCTCGTTTAGTAATTCAAGCGGGTGCACTCGCTAATGGTGGAGAAATTTTTGTGCTTGATATGGGTGAGCCTGTTAAAATTGTAGATTTGGCAAAAAATATGATTAAATTGAGTGGCTTTACGGAAAACGATATAAAAATAGAGTTTTCAGGCATTAGACCTGGTGAAAAATTATTTGAAGAATTACTTAATGAAGATGAAATTCATCCAGAACAAGTCTATCCAAAAATTTATATCGGCAAAGCGAAAAATGTAGATTTAACTTCAATTGAAAATATGATTCCTAAATTGTTGGAAAGTAATGACTTAAAAGCAGACTTACTTGAATTTATTAATACATAG
- a CDS encoding Gfo/Idh/MocA family protein translates to MKFGIVGCGFIAKKHATAISNIEGAELVAVCDKVESMMQPYIDEYGAKGYTELSDMLKSDVDVVCICTPSGFHANLAVEIAEAKKHIIVEKPIAMKLEDTKIMIEAAKKNEVKLQVVHPNRFRPVVMELKTILDKGLLGKISHANCIVNWNRGQEYYDQAPWRGTKAHDGGVLMNQAIHNLDLLLWFMGEPESIFSMEATRLRNIEAEDVSCGIVRFKDGALANIQASTTVYPKNYEESITIFGEKGTVKIGGANALYFEHIIYEGMDEKEIEGLKENIQNDPWGTPGHQRIIEDMIDAIQNDRTPLVPGEEGEKSLKLVLKMYESAEKQQQLNWI, encoded by the coding sequence ATGAAATTTGGTATTGTAGGATGCGGTTTTATCGCAAAAAAACATGCAACAGCTATTAGTAATATTGAAGGTGCAGAATTAGTCGCAGTATGTGACAAAGTTGAAAGTATGATGCAACCATACATTGATGAATATGGTGCAAAAGGCTATACAGAATTATCAGATATGCTTAAATCAGATGTTGATGTTGTTTGTATTTGTACGCCATCAGGCTTTCATGCAAATTTAGCAGTAGAAATTGCTGAGGCTAAAAAACATATTATTGTTGAGAAGCCAATTGCAATGAAGCTTGAAGACACAAAAATAATGATAGAAGCAGCTAAGAAAAATGAAGTGAAATTACAAGTTGTTCATCCAAATAGATTTCGTCCAGTAGTTATGGAATTAAAAACAATTTTGGACAAAGGTTTACTTGGTAAAATCTCACATGCAAATTGTATTGTCAACTGGAATAGAGGGCAAGAATATTATGATCAAGCACCTTGGCGAGGTACGAAGGCACATGATGGTGGCGTATTAATGAATCAAGCGATACATAATTTAGATTTATTACTTTGGTTTATGGGCGAACCTGAATCAATTTTTAGTATGGAAGCAACGCGATTACGTAATATCGAAGCTGAAGATGTTTCGTGCGGTATTGTAAGATTTAAAGATGGTGCACTCGCAAATATTCAAGCGTCAACAACTGTTTATCCTAAAAATTATGAAGAATCAATTACTATCTTCGGAGAAAAAGGAACAGTAAAAATTGGTGGCGCAAATGCGCTATACTTTGAACATATTATATATGAAGGTATGGATGAAAAAGAGATTGAAGGATTAAAAGAAAATATTCAAAATGACCCTTGGGGTACCCCTGGTCATCAAAGAATAATAGAAGATATGATTGATGCTATTCAAAATGATAGAACACCTTTAGTACCAGGTGAAGAAGGCGAAAAATCATTGAAATTAGTATTAAAAATGTACGAGTCAGCAGAAAAACAACAACAATTAAATTGGATATAA
- a CDS encoding nucleotide sugar dehydrogenase has translation MKMHTQLIEKFNNKTATIGVLGLGYVGLPLAVEKAKAGYKVIGFDVQQEKVDKVNAGENYIGDVIPEDLTKLVNDGMLSATNDFAKICEADAVAICVPTPIDIYKQPNMKYVESSAKSIAEHITEGTLVVLESTTYPGTTEEIIKTAIEEKGFKVGENVFIAYSPERVDPGNKQFKTKNTPKVVGGITEKCTAVAATMYRNVLEGDIHEVSSPSVAEMEKLLENTFRNINIALANEMAMLCEKMNIDVWEVVDAAATKPYGFMPFYPGPGLGGHCIPIDPWYLTYKAREYNIHTKLIQTAGEINDSMPEYVVSRMMQLLNKSKKALAGSKVLVLGVAYKKDIDDYRESPILPILNLLTEADAEWEVVDPYIGQFKLNKEMVETVEMTEDKIQEADIVLIATNHSDFDYELILNKSNLILDTRNSYAKAEDNKYNKL, from the coding sequence ATTAAAATGCATACACAATTAATAGAGAAGTTTAATAATAAAACAGCTACAATCGGAGTTCTCGGATTAGGATACGTTGGTTTACCACTTGCAGTTGAGAAGGCCAAAGCAGGATATAAAGTTATTGGTTTTGATGTACAGCAAGAAAAAGTTGATAAAGTTAACGCTGGAGAAAACTACATCGGAGATGTTATTCCAGAGGATTTAACGAAACTCGTAAACGATGGTATGCTAAGCGCTACAAATGACTTTGCAAAAATTTGTGAGGCCGATGCTGTTGCAATTTGTGTTCCAACTCCAATAGATATTTATAAACAACCAAATATGAAGTATGTAGAATCTAGTGCTAAGTCTATTGCAGAACATATTACAGAAGGTACTTTAGTAGTACTTGAAAGTACGACTTATCCAGGTACTACAGAGGAAATCATTAAAACAGCAATTGAAGAAAAAGGGTTTAAAGTTGGAGAAAATGTGTTCATCGCTTACTCTCCAGAACGTGTAGATCCAGGTAATAAGCAATTTAAAACTAAAAACACACCAAAAGTTGTTGGTGGTATTACTGAGAAATGTACTGCTGTCGCAGCAACAATGTACCGTAATGTTCTAGAGGGAGATATTCATGAAGTTTCATCACCTTCAGTTGCAGAGATGGAAAAACTTTTAGAAAATACTTTCCGTAATATTAATATTGCATTAGCTAATGAGATGGCTATGTTATGTGAGAAGATGAATATTGATGTTTGGGAAGTTGTGGATGCAGCAGCAACAAAACCTTATGGATTTATGCCATTCTACCCTGGACCTGGTTTAGGAGGTCACTGTATTCCGATTGATCCATGGTACTTAACTTATAAAGCACGTGAATATAATATTCATACAAAATTAATTCAAACAGCTGGTGAAATAAACGACTCAATGCCTGAGTATGTTGTAAGTAGAATGATGCAATTATTAAACAAATCTAAAAAGGCGCTTGCTGGTTCGAAAGTTTTAGTATTAGGTGTTGCATATAAAAAGGATATTGATGACTATAGAGAAAGTCCAATTTTACCAATTTTGAATTTATTAACTGAAGCTGATGCTGAGTGGGAAGTTGTAGATCCTTACATCGGGCAGTTTAAGTTAAATAAAGAAATGGTTGAAACAGTTGAAATGACTGAGGATAAAATTCAGGAAGCAGATATTGTTTTAATTGCGACTAATCATAGTGATTTTGATTATGAATTAATACTAAATAAATCTAACTTGATTTTAGATACGAGAAATAGCTATGCAAAAGCAGAAGATAACAAATATAATAAACTTTAA
- a CDS encoding lipopolysaccharide biosynthesis protein, translating into MQKQKITNIINFNKLTNSTIALMIGIFGGQLINLIAMPLITRIYSPTDVGIFSLILSYSSILVIFMTLYLEKAIVISNDNNERKSISKLILFVSIIISLLSLSLLFLVRIFIEFDIFVYIELIILSFFIAVNQLIYSLLNSYKKYLNMGISRIIIPTLFSLFGIIIFPYLLQINSSSELIISQILGYLISLILMILFSKAIILEVLYANINEKILNTLYRYKEYPIYSAPHTLLDLIVNNFVFWFITYIYGAHYLGLFSFTFRLLKAPLSIIGASLSQSYIKELSIDVETKSFGLIRRKYLKMITRLTLFSLMTFLPILFLGDDIFKLLFGDSWSESGKIASILSVWLIINFIGSPIVASYLVFKKQKVAFRFSISQNILLILAMLICYLLKTSFYKFLLIYTLVNLFNNVVFYAWITNLILKKR; encoded by the coding sequence ATGCAAAAGCAGAAGATAACAAATATAATAAACTTTAATAAGTTAACAAACTCTACAATAGCATTGATGATAGGGATATTTGGTGGGCAATTAATCAATTTAATTGCCATGCCACTTATCACAAGAATATATTCACCGACAGATGTTGGGATATTTAGTCTGATACTCTCTTATTCTTCTATTCTAGTTATTTTTATGACGCTTTATTTAGAAAAAGCTATTGTAATATCCAATGATAATAATGAGAGAAAGAGTATATCTAAACTTATTTTATTCGTGAGTATTATTATTTCATTGCTGTCGCTTTCTTTACTTTTTCTAGTTAGAATATTTATAGAGTTTGATATATTTGTATATATCGAGTTAATTATTCTTTCATTTTTTATTGCTGTAAATCAACTTATATACTCATTATTAAATAGTTACAAAAAGTATTTAAATATGGGAATCTCAAGAATAATTATTCCAACTTTATTTTCGCTTTTCGGAATAATTATTTTTCCTTATTTACTACAAATAAATAGTTCGTCAGAATTAATCATTTCACAAATACTTGGATACTTAATTTCACTAATATTAATGATATTATTCAGTAAAGCAATTATATTAGAAGTTTTGTACGCTAACATAAATGAAAAAATCTTGAATACTTTATACCGCTATAAAGAATATCCTATTTACAGCGCGCCACATACATTGCTTGACTTAATTGTAAATAATTTTGTGTTCTGGTTTATAACTTATATCTATGGTGCTCATTATTTAGGACTATTTTCATTTACTTTTAGATTACTTAAAGCACCACTATCTATAATAGGTGCATCATTATCTCAAAGTTATATAAAAGAACTATCAATAGATGTTGAAACAAAAAGCTTCGGCTTGATACGAAGAAAATATTTAAAAATGATTACTCGTTTAACGTTATTTTCATTAATGACGTTTCTTCCGATATTATTTTTGGGAGATGATATTTTTAAATTATTGTTTGGTGATTCATGGTCAGAATCAGGGAAAATTGCAAGTATTTTATCAGTCTGGCTAATTATCAACTTTATAGGTTCTCCTATAGTAGCAAGCTATTTAGTATTCAAAAAACAAAAAGTAGCGTTTCGATTCTCAATTAGTCAAAATATTTTATTAATTTTGGCAATGTTAATATGTTATTTACTTAAAACAAGCTTTTATAAATTTTTATTAATTTATACTTTAGTCAATTTGTTTAATAATGTCGTATTCTATGCTTGGATAACAAATTTGATATTAAAAAAGAGGTGA
- a CDS encoding O-antigen ligase family protein, with protein MNQIMSEATLIGVFNLIFTLILPLLLIANIENVDYLFKHVFKLNYFAMFLVVSLTVLQYFNFYKIAYNTRTNGLRWIFENPNTFGIFLVCLLAIALMNKHIKLNIIYIVLIGSLVLFTGARNSITVFIILTILYFIRNRTKLLFILPYILFIAFLALVFINFDEGVNLVSNKLNNGKDIRFEIWDYVIHTFILKNNYHLIFGYGISFGPIDYFGGISPHNSYLMIIGKYGLVGLIALLSFYLKVFFNKNNKFYILILLIAIALYAMFESSMFNGPNPEWIIFLLCIIYLKNLNDKEVA; from the coding sequence ATGAATCAAATTATGAGTGAAGCGACACTTATAGGTGTTTTTAATTTAATTTTTACCCTAATACTTCCTTTGCTTTTAATTGCTAATATTGAAAATGTGGACTACTTATTTAAACATGTCTTTAAACTTAATTATTTTGCAATGTTTTTAGTAGTAAGTTTAACAGTTTTGCAGTACTTTAATTTTTATAAAATAGCCTATAATACGAGAACAAATGGTTTAAGATGGATTTTTGAAAATCCGAATACTTTTGGTATATTCCTAGTATGCTTATTAGCAATTGCATTAATGAATAAACATATTAAGTTAAATATTATCTACATCGTTTTAATAGGATCTCTAGTATTATTTACAGGTGCAAGAAATAGTATAACTGTGTTTATTATTTTAACTATATTGTATTTTATTCGTAACAGAACCAAGTTGTTATTTATATTACCATATATATTATTTATAGCTTTTCTCGCTCTAGTGTTTATCAACTTTGATGAAGGTGTGAATTTGGTTTCAAATAAATTAAATAATGGTAAAGATATCAGATTTGAAATTTGGGATTATGTAATACATACTTTTATTTTAAAAAATAATTATCATTTAATTTTTGGTTACGGAATATCTTTTGGACCAATAGATTATTTTGGGGGTATATCTCCCCACAATTCATATTTAATGATAATTGGTAAATACGGATTAGTTGGATTAATTGCCTTATTATCATTTTATTTAAAAGTATTTTTTAATAAAAATAATAAATTTTATATTTTGATATTATTAATAGCGATTGCATTATATGCTATGTTTGAATCATCTATGTTTAATGGGCCTAATCCAGAGTGGATAATCTTTCTTTTATGCATTATTTATTTAAAAAACTTGAATGATAAGGAAGTAGCATAA